TTGAAGAGCTTCTATGGCTGTGTCGATATCCCCGTGACCGGTGATCATGATCACCTCTGTTTCAGGATTCATCTCCTTAACTTTTTTTAAAACCGCTATGCCATCCATACCGGGCATCTTTATATCGGTAAGGATGATGTCGGGAGATTCCTGTTTAAACACCTCCAGGCCCTCTTTTCCACTCAGGGCGCTCACCACATCATATCCATCGCTTCTCAGGGACATGGAAAGGACTCTGAGAATGTCTTCTTCATCGTCTATTAGTAAAATTTTGGGGGGTGAAATTTTTTGCATTATTCAGCGACCGGAAATCTTATTTCGAAGGTGGTTCCTTTATTGACTTCACTCTTTATTTCAATGGTACCGTTATAGTCTTTTATAATTCCGTAACTGATACTGATCCCCAATCCTGTCCCCTTGCCCACTTCTTTAGTGGTGAAGAATGGCTCGAATATCTTATCTATTATCTCTTGGGGAATACCGGTGCCGGTATCAGTCACAGTGATAACAGCCTGACCGTTTTCAGCAAACGATTTTATTTTCAGCAGCCTTTCCCAGTCCATGTCGCCCAGTTCTTCGCCTTTTTTGTCCATGGCATCCACTGCATTGGTCACCAGGTTGATGAAGACCTGCTCCAGGCGGTTATGATCGGCCATAATACAGGGAAGTTCCGGATCAAGATCAAGATTCAGCTTGATCTGATGGACTTTTAATTGATGGCCCAGTACTTTAAACACATCTTGAATGGGATCGTTTATATTTATCTTTGTTTTGATAACTTCAGACTGTCTGGCAAAATCTCTCATATGTTTTATAATTCCAGAAGCCCGCTGTACATTTTTACTGATATCATTGGCCATGGATGCTAAATCTTCATTGTTGATGGGCATTCCTTTGTTTATCATTTTCAAAAAGAAATCGGCACAGACCTGGATGACGTTCAGCGGTTGATTGATTTCATGGGCCATGCCTGCGGCCATTGTTCCCAGCGTGGTCATTTTGCCGGCCTGTATCAACTGGGCTTCTTTTTCAATGCTTTCGCTAATATCGGTGGTGGTGGCTAAAAGAACGTACGCATCTCCATATTCCGCATAACAAATATTTATATTGACAAAAAATGGGACACTTCCTTTTTTAAAATGCTGTTTTTTTAAAAAAAGTTTTGATTTGTCTTTGGGTAATTTTGCTATAGCGTTGGGTATTTCTTTACTCGTTCCATTTCCCAGATCTAAAAAATTCATCCCTAAAAATTCATCTCTTGAGTAACCGTATCCTTCTTCGGCTCTTTTATTGACATTCAGAATTTCAAATGTTTTCATGTCCAGGATAAAAATAGGATGGGGGTCATTGTTAAACAGAGATCTATACTTTTCCTCCGATCTCCTGCACTGATCATTAAGCATGGAATTTTCAACGGCGGCTCCTATCCTGTTTCCAATGAGTTCTAAAATATCTCTTTCCTCAGGGTCGAACCTTCTTGGGCGCTGGCTGACCACACGCAAAACACCATAGGCGGTTTTTTCTTTTGCCCGGATGGGAATATAGACCAAAGATCCTATTCCTTGTTTGGCAAAAAGTCCGATTTCTCCTTTGGCACTTTCGGTAACATCTTCAAATACTGCTGGTTTTCCCTCCTTAAATACTTTATGAATCATGCTGTATTTTCTGTTATCCACAACAAGATCTTTGCCGATTCCGAAAGAATATTTAAGGGAAATATTTCCATCCGGTTTCATTAGAAACATGGAGACGCCACCAACCAATAAATAATCGACGATCTCATAAAAAATCTCGCTCAGCCTTTCCTCCATGCTCAGAGAAGAATTTAATGCGGTATAAATAGAACAAAGGGCGGAAAGTTCCCGGTTATGACGCTCGTGGATATGTGCCGACCTTTTTTCCTCGGTTTTATCCCACAGAGTCTCAATCGCTCCAATCATCTCTCCGGCAGGCCCTTTTATGGGAGCCGCAGTAAAAAAAAGCCACTTTCCGTTTTCTCCAAGGTTGGGGAAAAATTCTTCGGCTTCGTATGCCCCTTCGAGTAAATCCGATCTGCGCCATTTGGCGCCGTAATATCTTTTTATGTCCTCCACGTTCATTTCATCCAGTATCACATCGGCCATGGTCGGTCGTTCTCCGGATCTAAAAGGTGCCCATTGTTTGTTTGTTCCCACCATTTCATCGGCAGGAAATCCGGTGAGTTTCTCGCAGGCCTTATTCCAATGGGTGATAATATGATCTTTGTTGATTACAAACGTCGGTATGGTACTTCCCTGTACGATCTGGGACATGGTTTGTTCACTTTCGACCAGTTCTTTTCTTATCCTTTTGGAATAATTACTTCTTTCGGTGATAATTTTTTCAAAGTGGTCTGAAAATTGCTCGAATACTTCGATTATTTTTTCAAAATCATTTCGGCTGCCATACAGTTTTTTTAAAAATTTTGTTTTTTCTTTTTCCAGCTGGAAAAAATTCCATACCTGCACGGCGTCGAAATGATCGATCAATGTCACACCGTTAGGCTTGGTCCTTTTAATCGTTTGCCGAAGATTTTCATCCTTGGTCAGTTCCAAAATCAAATCCAGTTCTTTAAGCTTGAACAGGTCTTTATAGTCGCTGGTGGTGTATATCCCCTTTTCTTTAGCAAATTTCAAACATTCCGCATTTCCATCTATATCAACGACACCCAGAATGTTAGGCCGCTGACTCTGGAGGTTTTTACTGTATAAAAGCTGGAGGATTGACTTGCAAACCATCCCTCCTCCAATAATGGCCATGTTTGAATCTTTTATTATTTTATCCATGCGTTTCCCTAAAAGAAAATAAGCGTGACAACAATAAAAGTCGGGATTAAAAACACCAGGGAATATTTCACTATGTAACCGAAAAAGCTTGGCATAGGCGTGCCTGCCTCCTCGGAAATGGATCGTACCATAAAGTTAGGCGCATTGCCAATATAACTGCATGCGCCAAAGAAAACCGCACCGGCGGAGACCGCTTTGAGATAGACAGCGCTTTTTGTCATAAGAAGCGGTACGGCCTGGGCTTCCGTCATCCCGGAATAAAAGCTGCCTATGGCGGTGTTAAAAAATGTAAGGTAAGTCGGTGCATTATCCAGAAAAGATGAAAGCGCACCTGTAATCCAGAAGTAATGAAAGGGTTCCTTTACGGCATTAATCAAAAAAGCCAGTTCGCCTTTGGTTCCAGCCTTAAGTATAAGTAGACACGGAATCATGGTAAGGAAAATGCCGATAAACAGATAAGCAACTTCAACAATCGGAAACCAGGTAAAATCATTATCTTCACGCAGTACTTTGGAAGTGGTCGCCAGTGAAAGAATGCCCATTACAATGAGAAGGCCGTCCCGAACCCAATCCTGGACTGCCCGGTGAATTCCGAATGTGTTGACTTCACCCCAGTTTACCATTCCGCTCATTAGCACCGATCCGACCACACCTGCAAGAAACAGAAAATTATGTATTCCTTCCAATTTCAGTGGCTCTTTGGCCTCATTTTCAGGGAGAGTCGTCCCTTCTTTTTTGTAATGGTATGAATCGAGGAAAAAGTAAATGACCAGCAGGATCCCGACAGTCAACATCATATGA
The Thermodesulfobacteriota bacterium DNA segment above includes these coding regions:
- a CDS encoding ATP-binding protein, with the protein product MDKIIKDSNMAIIGGGMVCKSILQLLYSKNLQSQRPNILGVVDIDGNAECLKFAKEKGIYTTSDYKDLFKLKELDLILELTKDENLRQTIKRTKPNGVTLIDHFDAVQVWNFFQLEKEKTKFLKKLYGSRNDFEKIIEVFEQFSDHFEKIITERSNYSKRIRKELVESEQTMSQIVQGSTIPTFVINKDHIITHWNKACEKLTGFPADEMVGTNKQWAPFRSGERPTMADVILDEMNVEDIKRYYGAKWRRSDLLEGAYEAEEFFPNLGENGKWLFFTAAPIKGPAGEMIGAIETLWDKTEEKRSAHIHERHNRELSALCSIYTALNSSLSMEERLSEIFYEIVDYLLVGGVSMFLMKPDGNISLKYSFGIGKDLVVDNRKYSMIHKVFKEGKPAVFEDVTESAKGEIGLFAKQGIGSLVYIPIRAKEKTAYGVLRVVSQRPRRFDPEERDILELIGNRIGAAVENSMLNDQCRRSEEKYRSLFNNDPHPIFILDMKTFEILNVNKRAEEGYGYSRDEFLGMNFLDLGNGTSKEIPNAIAKLPKDKSKLFLKKQHFKKGSVPFFVNINICYAEYGDAYVLLATTTDISESIEKEAQLIQAGKMTTLGTMAAGMAHEINQPLNVIQVCADFFLKMINKGMPINNEDLASMANDISKNVQRASGIIKHMRDFARQSEVIKTKININDPIQDVFKVLGHQLKVHQIKLNLDLDPELPCIMADHNRLEQVFINLVTNAVDAMDKKGEELGDMDWERLLKIKSFAENGQAVITVTDTGTGIPQEIIDKIFEPFFTTKEVGKGTGLGISISYGIIKDYNGTIEIKSEVNKGTTFEIRFPVAE
- a CDS encoding sodium:proton antiporter, with product MIFRKLISAIFLPGLLVFFIFAGLAVASNPDTVPAHASQKIASAHYDEHAESKPEKPEVAPHTKTHAAADAGHGHPNLGEVLPLWSCIPFACMLLSIALFPLVAPNFWHHHFGKISAFWAASLGIPFLFVFKGTALHEILHIILADYVPFIILLWALYTVSGGILLRGSLRGTPVVNTVILIIGTILASWMGTTGAAMLLIRPFLRANDYRKNRTFMVVFFIFLVANVGGSLTPLGDPPLFLGFLHGVTFFWTFNIMPHMMLTVGILLVIYFFLDSYHYKKEGTTLPENEAKEPLKLEGIHNFLFLAGVVGSVLMSGMVNWGEVNTFGIHRAVQDWVRDGLLIVMGILSLATTSKVLREDNDFTWFPIVEVAYLFIGIFLTMIPCLLILKAGTKGELAFLINAVKEPFHYFWITGALSSFLDNAPTYLTFFNTAIGSFYSGMTEAQAVPLLMTKSAVYLKAVSAGAVFFGACSYIGNAPNFMVRSISEEAGTPMPSFFGYIVKYSLVFLIPTFIVVTLIFF